The Oscarella lobularis chromosome 12, ooOscLobu1.1, whole genome shotgun sequence genome window below encodes:
- the LOC136194194 gene encoding death-associated protein kinase 1-like, with protein sequence MTSSASSTIERLITITNEWQYDELKKFLSSEKGFRLEQEGYVREYEWLHAIHLVAGREFETAEKADEWLSYLVVQEKEGIEKEAELGGLRPLHCACKWGNIFGVKWLVSHGADVYAKDRGWGRTPYSCACASSVDTMKKMLYLEEHDCDVEPYDICFAAENIFASSEQAHEVFHYLVNEKGMSVNVTHEGLKRTPLKCACLDGSIFGVKWLISHGANIGTELYELVCQSSVDTLKKMLLLEERGCDVSPRAIFLCAQIQFASCEEACEVFHHLVYVKEMSVNATDAELDTPLHFACEKGSFFAVKWLVEHNATINSVNEDSITPLMRAYEGDSDRLLKVRYLSEKGAECLMTDEEGRTVLFYAIGYRFEDADILNDFDEDKWEKVAAKECSISKGELKDVLQYLVIEKGMNINSVNKLGMTPLLHACKEVDYPLFAIRQLLELGADVTAKDSVSRNALHLIAKKCERFNVPAIDLLIEKGIDATCRDRYGTAPYQLAVGELRMRLRQHYDAARFSVLRQEKARPDSIKVCVFGSEMAGKTTFVNSLLQLNLPPIKPEDRTAGVAIKSGQIPGVGKGSIWDFGAQPTFHSAHGLFFGPSNTMFVLVLRFREGERMTPEVYLLEIGRYWCAFVKAALRMLPSHLRSRLRLLIIGNVIDCREEEGTEASFQLKRVAEILQEEFKDMFKIVDVLEMDCNGCYSVRMADCRRKLKRVHEEMLEAADGVPKLCRAIEEKLRISNEESESPFMTSEKFKEWAEKVLRFDENTESDDDRETDFSLTEEESKISIEYLDSSGIIVNLGPRICLRPLWLCSNVIGPLLAPRYFPFGLKTAKPGMVTRQDIESALRAFENYLKHKDTPSPFSVTANEATEILLYLELCIRSRHIPVFYQIPALLEDSIPGDAWVENPMLNVYRGMRYECANSVDIILPLSFVVFQSRSSRMADTSYEAWKDGVKLVKIVDDKVVECLVTLGIKKSHCCIDVIIRWSSQTACHKLAKQMLNELKEMIVEVCEERSPGVLLNWFYLDSTHLKQLDEDPAIYLSSKVDQKIRKNAMNDQLFSDRPKRHYLSVRDLAITGEEERQVSNPEAMSLVQGPSRRKRRDPTKLTIPCAKRLTTSHYRVAVESEDSAEMASRVVTDRLASPCEGLFPTDNDSVSADLVKTCAVVAPTKWEEIGCLLTDTNTVEEIRERTNGNVSRMIKVLETWKLRTETPTVRKLLQWFKEVGVTHGAIKKKYLELY encoded by the exons ATGACATCGTCTGCTAGTTCGACTATCGAACGATTGATCACGATAACCAACGAATGGCAGTACGATGAACTGAAGAAGTTTCTCTCGTcggaaaaaggatttcgactTGAGCAG GAAGGCTACGTACGCGAGTACGAATGGTTACACGCTATTCACCTTGTGGCTGGAAGAGAATTTGAGACGGCGGAGAAAGCAGATGAGTGGCTCAGCTACTTGGTTGTACAAGAAAAGGAAGGCATTGAAAAGGAAGCAGAATTG GGTggactccgcccacttcactgtgcgtgcaagtggggaaatatttttggcgttaAATGGCTCGTCAGTCATGGTGCAGATGTCTACGCGAAAGACAGGGGG TGGGGACGTACGCCATATTCTTGTGCCTGTGcaagttccgttgacacaatgaagaaaatgctctATCTGGAAGAACATGACTGTGATGTTGAACCATATGACATT TGTTTTGCGGCTGAAAATATATTTGCGTCATCGGAACAAGCTCACGAAGTTTTTCATTATCTTGTTAATGAAAAGGGAATGAGCGTCAACGTTACTCACGAGGGG TTGAAAAGGACTCCTCTGAAATGTGCCTGCTTGGATGGAAGCATCTTTGGAGTGAAATGGCTCATCAGTCACGGTGCTAAT atTGGAACAGAGCTGTATGAGCTTGTCTGTCAAAGTTCTGTCGAcacattgaagaaaatgctccTTTTGGAAGAGCGTGGCTGTGATGTTTCACCGCGTGCTATT TTTTTATGCGCCCAAATTCAATTTGCTTCGTGTGAAGAAGCGTGCGAGGTTTTTCATCATCTTGTGTATGTCAAGGAAATGAGCGTCAACGCTACTGATGCAGAG TTGGATACTCCTCTGCATTTTGCCTGCGAGAAGGGAAGCTTTTTTGCAGTGAAATGGCTCGTAGAACACAACGCTACTATTAATAGCGTCAACGAG GATAGCATTACGCCTCTTATGCGCGCGTATGAAGGTGACAGTGACCGTCTATTGAAAGTGCGCTACCTGAGTGAAAAAGGAGCTGAATGTCTCATGACAGATGAA GAAGGAAGGACGGTCTTGTTTTATGCCATTGGGTACAGGTTTGAAGATGCAGATATCTTAAATGACTTTGATGAAGATAAATGGGAAAAAGTAGCTGCCAAAGAATGCTCAATTTCTAAAGGCGAATTGAAAGACGTTCTTCAATATCTTGTTATTGAGAAGGGCATGaatatcaattctgttaaTAAG CTCGGAATGACGCCCTTGTTGCACGCATGTAAAGAAGTTGATTATCCTCTCTTTGCTATTCGACAGCTTCTTGAACTGGGAGCTGATGTCACCGCAAAAGATTCA GTGAGCCGCAATGCCTTGCATCTGATTGCAAAGAAGTGCGAGCGTTTTAACGTGCCAGCCATTGATCTTTTGATTGAGAAGGGTATTGACGCTACGTGCAGAGACAGG TACGGAACGGCGCCTTATCAACTGGCAGTTGGTGAACTGAGAATGCGtcttcgacagcattac GACGCcgctcgattttccgttcttcgaCAGGAAAAGGCTCGTCCGGATTCGATCAAAGTGTGCGTATTTGGCAGTGAAATGGctggaaagacgacgttcgtcaattctcttcttcaactcaatcTTCCTCCAATTAAACCGGAAGATCGCACAGCCGGCGTTGCCATTAAGAGCGGTCAAATTCCGGGAGTGGGCAAAGGATCGATATGGGACTTTGGTGCCCAACCGACCTTCCACAGCGCAcacggtctcttctttgGACCGTCCAATACGATGTTCGTTCTCGTGCTTCGCtttcgagaaggagaaaggatGACACCGGAAGTATATCTTCTAGAAATCGGACGCTATTGGTGCGCCTTCGTCAAAGCGGCACTACGCATGCTTCCATCACACCTAAGGTCACGGCTTCGTCTTCTCATTATTGGCAACGTGATAGACTGCcgagaggaggagggaacAGAAGCAAGCTTCCAGCTGAAACGCGTCGCTGAAATTCTTCAGGAAGAATTTAAAGACATGTTTAAGATTGTCGACGTACTTGAAATGGATTGCAACGGGTGCTATTCGGTGCGCATGGCTGACTGCAGACGCAAACTGAAAAGAGTTCATGAAGAAATGCTCGAG GCAGCTGATGGCGTGCCCAAACTATGTCGCGCtattgaagagaaacttcGTATTTCGAACGAGGAGAGCGAATCTCCATTTATGACCTCAGAAAAGTTCAAGGAGTGGGCTGAAAAAGTCTTACGCTTTGATGAGAACACGGAATCTGACGATGACAGAGAAACCGACTTTTCTTTGACAGAGgaagaaagcaaaatttCTATTGAATACCTCGATTCGTCCGGAATA ATTGTTAATCTCGGTCCTCGAATTTGTCTCCGGCCACTTTGGCTCTGTAGCAATGTGATTGGTCCACTTCTGGCTCCGCGCTACTTTCCCTTCGGCCTGAAGACTGCCAAGCCTGGCATGGTAACAAGGCAAGACATTGAGTCGGCTCTAAGGGCTTTCGAAAACTACCTCAAGCACAAGGACACTCCGTCTCCGTTTTCGGTGACAGCCaacgaagcgacggaaaTTCTTCTTTACCTGGAACTATGCATTCGGTCCAGACACATTCCGGTGTTCTATCAGATTCCGGCTCTCCTCGAAGATTCAATTCCTGGCGACGCTTGGGTTGAAAATCCGATGCTGAACGTGTATCGCGGTATGCGATATGAATGTGCAAATTCTGTCGATATCATATTGCCGttgtcgttcgtcgtctttcaatcTCGATCTTCTCGCATGGCAGACACGAGTTATGAGGCGTGGAAGGACGGCGTCAAACTagtgaaaatcgtcgacgacaaagtgGTCGAATGTCTTGTCACACTGGGAATAAAAAAAAGCCACTgctgcattgacgtcattattcgCTGGTCGAGTCAAACAGCGTGTCATAAATTGGCGAAGCAGATGCTAAACGAACTGAAAGAGATGATCGTCGAAGTGtgcgaagaaagaagtccAGGAGTGCTCCTCAACTGGTTCTATTTAGACAGTACTCATCTCAAACAACTCGATGAAGATCCAGCGATTTATTTGTCTAGTAAAGTAGATCAGAAGATCAGGAAGAATGCTATGAATGACCAGCTGTTTTCTGATCGACCGAAAAGACATTATTTGTCTGTGAGAGACTTGGCTATCACAGGAGAAGAGGAG CGCCAAGTATCTAATCCTGAGGCAATGTCATTAGTCCAAGGCCCAAgcagacgaaagagaagagatcCAACTAAA CTAACTATTCCTTGTGCAAAGCGTCTGACAACGTCTCATTATAGAGTAGCGGTTGAGTCGGAGGATTCAGCAGAA ATGGCAAGCCGAGTTGTCACTGATCGTTTGGCATCTCCCTGTGAAG GCTTGTTTCCGACTGATAACGATTCAGTATCGGCCGATTTGGTGAAGACgtgcgccgtcgtcgctccaACCAAGTGGGAAGAAATTGGATGTCTGCTAACTGACACTAACACagttgaagaaattcgtgAACGAACTAATGGGAACGTCTCTCGCATGATAAAAGTGCTAGAAACGTGGAAGCTAAGAACTGAAACACCAACAGTGAGAAAGCTTCTACAGTGGTTCAAGGAGGTTGGTGTGACCCATGGAgcaatcaaaaagaaatacttAGAATTGTATTAG
- the LOC136193989 gene encoding uncharacterized protein gives MSLSSSGCIIDQIIALAYDPSEVIEFLSTKKGFERFSSDYSSKIVFTLPVVHVVAAKQFETAEEAEEWLGYVVHRMGDGSINKLERPSDDIERTALQVACYLGNFIGVNWLVAHGAIANSKPSPYLCACASTVDQLAKILLLEEHGYRFSAEAIFYAAGAVFSSAT, from the exons ATGTCGCTGTCGTCTTCTGGTTGCATCATCGATCAAATAATAGCACTTGCTTATGATCCTTCGGAAGTGATCGAGTTTctctcgacgaaaaaaggaTTTGAACGG TTCTCGTCAGACTATTCTTCAAAAATAGTGTTTACGTTGCCCGTTGTTCATGTGGTAGCAGCAAAACAGTTTGAGACGGCGGAAGAGGCGGAGGAGTGGCTAGGTTACGTTGTTCACCGAATGGGGGATGGAAGCATAAACAAGCTAGAACGG CCTTCGGATGACATTGAACGTACCGCACTTCAAGTGGCCTGCTATTTAGGAAATTTTATAGGCGTGAATTGGCTCGTGGCTCACGGCGCAATTGCAAAC TCAAAGCCTTCGCCGTATTTGTGCGCTTGCGCAAGCACCGTTGATCAGTTAGCGAAGATTCTCCTTTTAGAAGAACACGGATATCGATTTTCAGCGGAAGCCATA TTTTATGCCGCTGGCGCAGTCTTTTCATCAGCAACG
- the LOC136194181 gene encoding uncharacterized protein has translation MIIQIAVIALLCCCKETKSATLTACSGILGPKSVDIECKSQIIAITSATFEKVTDCWTKTPVTPHCTSSTAIDVAKTACQSKSDCQLKPSEVTFGTMCSGNIMLLKVSYTCFPGLQGDRHLHPLRVTNSSVQLEWQKHSKEDSETKYVVERRYVPASQPSAVAGLSFEGFGYIKISKDSFDGGKTFKTKLTFRTSALNGLLFAAFKDDWSSYTYLQLTNGMLKFAVKSDDGSVYVIAAATLNDGQFHAVEAEKRDKDSETLKLIVDGILASADDGDGSNIDVDVDTVYVGGVSPTQKVKSSVLSQSDGFIGCMNVSQLDDNKSFDLLKNESYENVRSSTNGCPPAVQNGMHFRGAGYVELSLSSSPSGQLQFSFRMRTSWPNGLLLAACSDDTFEFLFVETRINGLDLRYRKGRRSSGGPFLVRVRPRTVSLCDGAWHTVTLAIDTAFFVVTVDGVAYNTSSKITNVQTYSSEIMENFYLGGMELSSPMENIALGYGVNVTSFGGCLADFKVNGQLLDYVKARSASLNVSFAGCPDFTWGGPTCIDQVLHVGSEGRGIETLTDTNGVKAFTEYLYRVTVKSRSGALVSGNWIVVRTGEDDSSSGPTPELDYNTSTGEGTFRWTGPPAIVKNDTSYEIKYSGVYPGSTVKSSDLIFADDIQNASLPHTGFLSPSSTYVFFITASLNNGLVTSSYARISTHGRECRRSLYRGIYYRGTISVSKDGQSCLNWSELSTYSNLVALYPESGLGNHSYCRNPLNRTMPWCYTNDTGGCLNWSYCDIGECKDTTCYSSLDNGYGYRGFITQSGCATWSGFTTFPVSQNAAAGLGNYSYCRNPDPQTRSKPWCYNSTGDMLNCYVDKCTADVPIVKFVCDGDSNNGDECVFPFIYKGKRFYECTAFDRDAPWCSIKNNGSLAMKEWAYCLCPKPSISMSLPTYSPPVSGRVDGACLELSTTATPTTVAPSTAAVTTVSSDLPTTSNTSVASTIPSANSSDSPFTTSDTSSVSPTASNASHTPSEPASSTTTSRMSTSPNSRTSATNPAAAATTSFTTLNAATTDSNFFSEVSATTSALKPASEIAFAATSSAAVPLITSSIIAPVSSTYSRSSAFILAAATTSFPLTTSNTANSSNLAVATEDLKTSSTASSTTSSILTAPIFSNSTTVASADSAAATTISFAISKPADTTAIFKTAFLTASSVSSTTSSILTVPISPTNSTIAASADSAAATSISLTTSTAATSISLTTSTAATVVSISTNSKPAVVLDSASSTTFSNFRITSSISTALISPTNSITVSSEYSVAATTMSPTTSNTVTTTTDATISATTVSATAVYQTTSTPVQPTEGSPTSDVTEISASTLNDSKLPIMYIGIGVGGGVLVITILVVVAVIACRKCRSSKAYAVTEQAMELELRSSRIHSPSYAGVSPFKLEGVPSDDEYQDSSVFQNLSRPTSEYLQPVQVIAEPETSEYCQPVQVITEPKTARICQGLDSQDDYEVPVTLAQAQAKQKVISESKGYIYWEPATSEEKLYDQFTAAKFRVLERSSVELKEVLGTGQFGTVERGIWKAKNSKCPIAVAVKTLKSESKENKVKFLQEAAIMGQFNHRNVVVMHGVVLTGKPLMVVLEILPKGDLKQYLQSIANEDTLPLDLPSKLLQMARDIAAGMEYLAKRCFVHRDLAARNVLLGEKLVCKIADFGLSRDLADDNYYVTKGGQIPFRWTAPEAVSFRKYSTSSDVWSYGIVLYEIWTVGKRPYGHTKNRAVIDRLETGYRLPPPPGCSYAIYNLMIECWNPDYHKRPTFNAIATRLSQPDEMLLANDANTEPISGSVGDALEASQSAYEALQKAYKASSAY, from the exons ATGATCATTCAAATTGCCGTGATAGCGCTTCTTTGCTGCTGCAAAG AAACAAAGTCGGCGACCCTCACAGCCTGTAGCGGGATCCTTGGCCC AAAGAGCGTAGACATCGAATGTAAGAGCCAAATAATAGCGATTACTTCCGCCACGTTTGAGAAAGTAACCGACTGTTGGACAAAGACTCCAGTGACTCCCCATTGCACCTCGTCGAC CGCTATTGATGTTGCGAAGACGGCATGTCAGTCTAAGAGCGACTGCCAGTTAAAGCCTTCTGAAGTTACTTTTGGAACGATGTGCTCAGGCAACATCATGCTTCTAAAAGTATCCTACACCTGTTTTCCAG GCTTACAGGGCGACCGTCACCTTCATCCGCTGAGAGTGACTAATTCATCAGTTCAACTCGAGTGGCAAAAGCACTCAAAAGAAGACAGTGAAACGAAATACGTTGTAGAGAGAAGATACGTTCCCGCAAGTCAACCAAGTGCTGTTGCTGGGTTATCTTTTGAAGGCTTTGGCTACATCAAAATTTCCAAGGATTCTTTTGATGGCGGAAAGACATTCAAGACAAAACTAACATTTCGAACGTCAGCTCTAAATGGTCTACTCTTTGCTGCTTTCAAGGATGACTGGTCATCGTATACATACCTTCAGCTGACGAATGGGATGCTGAAATTCGCGGTTAAAAGCGATGACGGCTCTGTATATGTTATCGCAGCAGCAACGTTGAATGATGGTCAGTTTCATGCGGTAGAGGCGGAGAAGAGAGACAAGGATTCGGAAACTCTCAAACTTATTGTTGATGGAATTTTAGCATCTGCAGACGATGGCGACGGCAGTAACATTGATGTCGATGTGGACACTGTTTACGTTGGAGGAGTCTCTCCAACACAGAAAGTCAAATCTAGCGTTTTGTCTCAAAGCGACGGGTTCATCGGATGTATGAATGTGAGTCAATTGGATGACAACAAATCCTTTGATTTACTCAAAAACGAGAGCTATGAGAACGTCCGCTCGAGCACCAATGGCTGTCCACCCGCTGTTCAGAACGGGATGCATTTCCGAGGAGCGGGTTACGTCGAACTAAGTCTATCGTCTTCTCCGAGCGGCCAGCTTCAATTCAGTTTTCGAATGCGAACGAGTTGGCCAAACGGTCTTCTTCTTGCCGCTTGCAGCGACGATACTTTCgaatttctctttgttgAAACACGCATCAATGGCTTAGATTTGAGGTACAGAAAAGGCCGCCGTTCATCAGGTGGGCCTTTCCTTGTTCGCGTTCGGCCAAGAACAGTGAGCTTGTGTGACGGCGCCTGGCACACAGTCACCTTGGCAATAGACACCGCGTTTTTTGTCGTTACTGTCGACGGCGTTGCATACAACACCTCTTCCAAAATAACCAACGTCCAAACGTATTCGTCTGAAATTATGGAGAACTTTTATCTTGGAGGCATGGAACTTTCATCGCCAATGGAAAACATAGCGCTTGGATATGGTGTGAACGTGACGAGTTTTGGAGGCTGCTTGGCAGATTTCAAGGTAAATGGACAACTACTAGACTATGTAAAGGCGAGAAGCGCCAGCTTGAACGTCAGCTTTGCTGGATGTCCAGACTTTACGTGGGGTGGTCCAACATGCATAGATCAAGTGCTTCACGTTGGTTCAGAAGGAAGAGGCATAGAAACTCTAACGGACACTAATGGAGTCAAAGCTTTTACAG AATATTTGTATCGAGTCACAGTGAAAAGCAGATCAGGCGCCCTTGTTTCTGGTAATTGGATAGTAGTACGCACAGGAGAAGATG ATTCATCTAGTGGGCCGACGCCGGAATTAGACTACAACACTAGCACGGGTGAAGGAACATTTCGCTGGACCGGACCACCGGCAATTGTCAAGAATGACACGTCTTACGAGATAAAATACTCCGGAGTTTACCCAGGATCGACCGTTAAGTCATCTGATCTCATTTTTGCCGATGATATACAAAATGCATCTCTTCCTCATACTGGTTTTCTTTCGCCGTCATCTACttacgttttcttcatcactGCTTCACTTAACAATGGCTTGGTTACGTCGAGTTACGCACGTATATCTACGCATGGAAGAG AATGCCGTCGGTCTCTGTATCGCGGTATATACTATCGTGGGACGATTTCCGTTAGCAAGGACGGCCAATCGTGTCTCAACTGGTCGGAGCTGAGCACCTACTCGAATTTGGTAGCTTTGTATCCGGAATCGGGTTTGGGCAATCATTCTTATTGTCGTAATCCTCTGAATCGAACGATGCCGTGGTGCTATACGAACGACACGGGTGGATGTCTTAATTGGTCTTACTGCGATATAGGCGAGTGCAAGG ACACGACATGCTACAGCTCTCTAGACAATGGGTATGGGTATAGGGGTTTTATTACGCAAAGCGGTTGTGCGACGTGGAGTGGATTCACAACGTTCCCCGTATCTCAAAACGCTGCAGCAGGCCTGGGCAATTACAGCTACTGCAGAAATCCTGATCCGCAAACGAGGTCAAAGCCGTGGTGTTATAATTCAACTGGTGACATGCTCAATTGCTACGTTGACAAGTGCACTGCTG ATGTTCCCATTGTAAAATTCGTGTGTGATGGGGACTCGAATAACGGAGACGAATGCGTCTTCCCATTTATCTATAAAGGAAAGCGGTTTTATGAGTGCACTGCTTTCGATCGTGACGCTCCATGGTGTTCAATAAAGAACAACGGAAGTCTGGCAATGAAAGAGTGGGCGTATTGTCTTTGTCCTA AACCGTCCATTTCTATGTCTTTACCCACCTACTCTCCTCCTGTCAGTGGACGAGTGGACGGTGCCTGCCTGGAACTTTCCACTACGGCAACTCCTACGACCGTAGCTCCTAGCACTGCGGCTGTAACTACGGTCTCATCGGACTTACCTACGACTTCAAATACCTCTGTTGCAAGTACAATTCCGTCTGCAAACTCTTCGGACTCACCTTTCACGACGTCAGATACTTCTTCAGTCTCGCCCACAGCGTCAAATGCTTCCCATACGCCTTCAGAGCCAGCTTCTTCTACCACAACTTCAAGGATGTCAACTTCACCGAACTCAAGGACTTCGGCTACGAATCCCGCTGCTGCAGCTACAACTTCTTTCACGACTTTGAATGCTGCGACTACGGactctaattttttctcagagGTCTCTGCTACAACTTCGGCTTTGAAGCCGGCTTCCGAGATCGCTTTTGCAGCCACTTCTTCAGCTGCAGTCCCGCTCATAACTTCGAGTATCATAGCTCCGGTCTCATCAACATATTCAAGGAGTTCAGCCTTCATTTTAGCTGCTGCAACCACAAGTTTTCCTCTCACGACTTCGAATACTGCAAATAGTTCAAATCTCGCTGTAGCGACTGAGGATttgaaaacgtcttcgacCGCTTCTTCCACAACTTCAAGCATCCTAACCGCACCAATCTTCTCAAACTCAACTACTGTCGCTTCTGCAGATTCTGCTGCTGCAACTACAATTTCTTTCGCAATTTCAAAGCCGGCTGATACAACGGCAATTTTTAAGACTGCTTTTCTGACCgcttcttcagtttcttcCACAACTTCAAGCATTCTAACCGTTCCGATCTCTCCAACAAATTCTACTATTGCTGCTTCTGCAGATTCCGCTGCTGCaacttcaatttctcttACGACTTCCACTGCTGCaacttcaatttctcttACGACTTCCACTGCTGCAACTGTGGTCTCAATCAGTACTAATTCGAAGCCGGCTGTTGTATTGGACTCTGCTTCTTCGAccactttttcaaattttcgtATAACTTCAAGCATCTCAACCGCGCTGATCTCGCCAACGAATTCGATTACTGTCTCTTCAGAGTATTCCGTGGCTGCTACTACAATGTCTCCCACGACTTCGAATACTGTAACTACGACTACTGATGCTACCATTTCTGCGACTACTGTCTCAGCCACAGCAGTTTACCAAACGACAAGTACACCTGTACAACCAACCGAGGGATCCCCGACCTCTGATGTTACGGAAATTTCTGCTTCGACATTGAATGATTCTAAATTGCCGATTATGTACATCGGAATAGGGGTGGGAGGAGGAGTTCTCGTTATTACAATACTCGTCGTTGTAGCTGTAATTGCGTGTCGAAAATGCAGATCGTCGAAGGCGTACGCCGTGACAGAGCAAG CTATGGAATTGGAGCTGCGCAGCTCACGAATACACTCACCAAGTTACGCCGGTGTTTCCCCGTTCAAATTAGAAGGCGTGCCGTCGGATGATGAATACCAGGATTCTTCCGTGTTTCAAAACTTGTCTAGGCCGACTTCCGAGTACCTCCAACCGGTTCAGGTTATCGCTGAACCGGAGACTTCCGAGTACTGCCAACCGGTTCAGGTTATCACTGAACCGAAAACGGCTCGCATATGCCAAGGCCTCGACTCTCAGGACGACTACGAAGTACCTGTCACCTTAGCTCAGGCTCAGGCCAAACAAAAA GTGATTTCGGAATCTAAAGGTTATATTTACTGGGAACCGGCAACTTCGGAAGAGAAGTTGTACGACCAGTTCACTGCTGCAAAGTTTCGCGTTTTGGAAAGGTCTTCAGTTGAGCTCAAAGAAGTATTAGGAACTGG TCAAtttggaacggttgagagagGCATCTGGAAGGCTAAG AATTCTAAATGCCCTATTGCGGTGGCTGTGAAAACTTTGAAATCGGAGTCAAAGGAGAACAAGGTGAAGTTTCTTCAAGAGGCTGCAATTATGGGCCAGTTTAACCACCGAAATGTCGTGGTGATGCACGGTGTCGTTCTCACTGGAAAGCCG TTGATGGTTGTGTTGGAAATTTTGCCGAAGGGTGATTTGAAGCAATATTTGCAGTCAATCGC AAACGAAGATACGCTACCTTTGGATTTGCCTTCGAAATTACTGCAGATGGCTCGCGACATAGCAGCAGGAATGGAATACTTAGCCAAGCGATGCTTTGTTCACAGG GATCTTGCGGCTCGTAACGTTTTACTCGGAGAAAAACTAGTTTGCAAG ATTGCGGACTTCGGTTTATCGAGAGACCTGGCTGACGACAATTACTACGTCACAAAAGGAGGACAAATTCCGTTCAGGTGGACCGCTCCTGAG GCCGTCAGCTTTCGAAAGTATTCGACATCGAGTGACGTCTGGAGTTACGGCATTGTCCTCTATGAAATTTGGACTGTGGGAAAGCGTCCCTACGGTCATACGAAAAACCGTGCCGTTATTGACCGACTGGAAACTGGCTATCGTCTTCCCCCACCTCCGGGCTGTTCTTATGCTATCTACAATCTCATGATTGAGTGCTG GAATCCTGATTACCACAAACGGCCCACTTTCAACGCAATAGCTACTCGTCTCTCTCAGCCAGACGAAATGCTTTTGGCTAATGATGCTAATACCGAACCAATTTCGGGGAGTGTGGGTGATGCTTTGGAAGCGTCTCAGTCGGCGTACGAGGCTCTTCAGAAGGCGTACAAGGCGTCGAGCGCCTATTAG
- the LOC136194202 gene encoding uncharacterized protein → MNRLLLPKRRLSTTNRRRLVILGTGWGGYSLLKNVDRKKYDVTVVSPRNHFLFTPLLASTTVGTLEFRSIIEPIRTNAPFRDERDFHLSEAIRLEPKARTVWCRSVIEPSNLYPIAYDNLVIAVGAVPNSFGVPGVEENAFFLKELADARAIRNQIIVNFELAVQPGRTKEQVRQLLHFVIVGGGPTGVEFGAELHDFIKQDIAKLFATEMDDVKVSLVEASQILPSFDKRLQRFAEKRIQQREKMELLRAAVTDVRPKEIVLSDGSVVPCGLTVWAAGISARPFTLSLDLPKTKQSQILVDNCLHVKGDSSGSIFALGDCASVEGDVMPPTAQVAERQGRYLAKALSSYADNKESHVVPFKFRNSGMLAYVGGWEAVTDVPHIKFGGFHSWLLWRSAYLTRLGSWRLRLQVPVDWFKSFFYGRDISRF, encoded by the exons ATGAATCGTCTTCTACTGCCTAAACGACgcctctcgacgacgaaccgccGACGTCTCGTCATCCTCGGCACCGGCTGGGGCGGCTACAGCCTCCTCAAGAACGTCGATCGAAAGAAATACGACGTGACCGTCGTCAGCCCGCGAAATCACTTCCTATTCACTCCCCTCCTCGCCAGCACGACGGTGGGCACGCTCGAATTTCGCAGCATCATCGAACCGATTCGCACGAACGCGCCatttcgcgacgaacgcgatttTCACCTATCCGAAGCGATTCGCCTCGAACCGAAAGCGCGAACCGTTTGGTGTCGAAGCGTCATCGAACCGTCGAATCTCTACCCAATCGCCTACGACAATCTCGTCATAGCCGTCGGTGCCGTTCCGAATTCGTTCGGAGTTCCCGGCGTCGAAGAGAACGCATTCTTTCTCAaa GAGCTGGCCGATGCGCGCGCTATTCGTAATCAGATTATCGTTAATTTTGAATTGGCCGTTCAGCCAGGACGAACGAAGGAGCAGGTGCGACAGCTCTTGcatttcgtcatcgtcggcgGAGGACCGACGGGAGTCGAGTTCGGAGCCGAGTTGCACGACTTCATAAAGCAG GATATTGCCAAGTTGTTTGCTACGGAAatggatgacgtcaaagtttCGTTAGTCGAAGCGTCGCAGATATTGCCGTCCTTCGATAAGAGACTCCAACGGTTCGCCGAGAAGAGAATTCAGCAGAGGGAAAAGATGGAGTTGCTAAGGGCAGCAGTCACTG ATGTTCGTCCCAAGGAAATCGTTCTAAGCGATGGCAGCGTCGTTCCCTGTGGACTGACGGTCTGGGCAGCCGGCATATCGGCGAG GCCTTTTACTCTTTCTCTCGACTTaccgaaaacgaagcaaagTCAA ATCTTGGTCGACAACTGCTTGCATGTAAAAGGCGATTCGTCGGGCTCGATATTTGCTCTAGGCGACTGCGCCagcgtcgaaggcgacgtcatGCCGCCAACAGCACAG GTTGCTGAACGTCAAGGCAGGTATCTCGCTAAGGCTCTTTCCAGCTATGCAGACAATAAGGAATCGCATGTCGTCCCGTTCAAATTTCGGAACTCTGGCATGCTCGCGTACGTGGGCGGCTGGGAAGCTGTAACCGATGTTCCTCACATTAAATTTGGAG GTTTTCATTCCTGGTTGCTATGGAGATCTGCCTATCTAACGCGTCTCGGAAGCTGGCGTCTTCGATTACAAGTTCCCGTTGACTGGTTTAAAAGTTTTTTCTATGGGCGAGACATTTCTAGATTTTGA